From Theileria orientalis strain Shintoku DNA, chromosome 4, complete genome, the proteins below share one genomic window:
- a CDS encoding methylase, with protein sequence MTVSYFNFKFNVILKCLRGIEHNLFNELQSFGIERNSLIRSKCKIKVLDCDLKHVYFLSHFSRLASNVYIEVGRIQLSDKKNVFKSCESIQWNSFLSPSNSYLVNCGSLESNKYINSKLYACQLAKDGIKNYFISNLNLEAPRVELKNPEVKLELDIDENCTATVMVDATGSPLSSRGYRYKPNIADIDPTMACSILYDLGYTSFSDTAYSIEEYEDHCKEKASADYNDDEDNPGDKLGLNTAADSIESQQIEDFKRPRIVDLFSGCGVFLIESALWAARIPPGYLKTKFALKKMPIHDDIAYKSLITYTNGKKARQGSKEWSQLSGSFIGIERDWEKVEASLKSSEKAGVLELMSFNQADYLKDGIKDARAASGGREWEYMIAQLPQMKEPSCNHSSNGDDSEAIKAVDSLGDGGDSNGKDEGPKTKLEKEYGKDKSGKKNKLSANRYLKLVKSLARVKKKYFQEGAKGALMMPSFIDKVYVEDSFSAKLSAGKTYSKNGINTITYYTGLVGRDHGALDAGARPPGPDDPANVRVGVIDSANNVSIDAVERIGHEDVVVLNGDFVQRSFLLVSIVVEES encoded by the exons ATGACCGTTAGctactttaattttaaatttaatgtgaTTCTTAAATGTTTAAGAGGAATAGAACATAACCTATTTAACGAACTTCAATCGTTTGGAATTGAAAGAAATTCACTAATTAGAtcaaaatgtaaaataaaggtGCTTGATTGCGACTTAAAGcatgtgtattttttatcacaCTTCTCCAG ACTAGCgtcaaatgtgtacattGAAGTCGGAAGGATTCAACTGTCAGATAAAAAGAATGTGTTTAAGAGCTGTGAAAGCATCCAATGGAACAGCTTTCTGTCACCGTCTAACTCATACTTGGTAAATTGTGGTTCACTGGAATCcaacaagtacataaaCTCGAAATTATACGCGTGCCAATTGGCCAAGGAcggaataaaaaattattttataagtAACCTTAATCTGGAGGCACCCAGGGTTGAACTGAAGAACCCTGAGGTTAAGTTGGAGCTCGACATCGATGAGAATTGCACAGCAACAGTCATGGTGGACGCAACAGGATCGCCGCTATCGAGTAGAGGATACAGATATAAGCCTAACATAGCGGACATAGACCCTACGATGGCATGCTCGATTTTGTACGACCTGGGTTACACATCATTTTCAGACACAGCGTATAGCATAGAGGAGTATGAAGACCACTGCAAAGAAAAGGCTTCAGCTGACTATAACGATGATGAAGATAATCCTGGTGATAAATTGGGGTTGAATACAGCTGCGGACTCGATAGAATCGCAACAAATAGAGGATTTCAAGAGGCCTCGAATAGTGGATTTGTTTTCGGGCTGCGGAGTGTTTCTTATCGAGTCTGCTCTATGGGCAGCAAGAATACCTCCAGGGTACcttaaaactaaattcGCACTGAAAAAAATGCCAATACACGACGATATCGCATATAAGTCGCTGATAACGTACACAAACGGGAAGAAGGCCAGACAAGGCTCGAAAGAGTGGAGTCAACTTAGTGGTAGTTTCATCGGAATCGAAAGGGATTGGGAAAAGGTTGAAGCGTCGCTAAAGTCATCAGAAAAGGCAGGAGTACTGGAGTTGATGTCGTTCAATCAGGCGGACTACTTAAAGGATGGAATAAAGGATGCGAGAGCCGCTAGTGGAGGCAGAGAGTGGGAGTATATGATAGCACAGCTGCCGCAAATGAAAGAACCCAGCTGTAACCACAGTAGCAACGGCGACGATAGTGAAGCCATAAAGGCCGTCGACTCACTTGGGGACGGGGGTGATTCAAACGGAAAGGATGAAGGaccaaaaacaaaattagaAAAGGAATATGGGAAAGATAAAAGCggaaagaagaataaaTTGAGTGCAAATAGGTACCTAAAGCTAGTTAAGTCACTCGCGAGGGTGAAGAAAAAGTACTTTCAAGAGGGGGCCAAAGGAGCACTGATGATGCCGTCGTTCATAGACAAGGTGTACGTGGAGGACTCGTTCAGCGCTAAGCTGAGCGCGGGGAAGACGTACAGCAAAAACGGAATAAACACCATAACATATTATACAGG GCTAGTCGGTCGGGACCACGGAGCACTTGACGCTGGTGCGAGGCCACCGGGTCCAGACGATCCTGCCAATGTTCGTGTAGGAGTCATCGACAGTGCCAACAATGTTAGCATCGACGCCGTTGAAAGGATCGGCCACGAAGACGTGGTCGTTCTCAACGGTGACTTTGTGCAGAGGAGTTTTCTTCTCGTTTCCATCGTAGTGGAAGAGAGTTAA